A genomic stretch from Verrucomicrobiota bacterium includes:
- a CDS encoding preprotein translocase subunit TatC, whose amino-acid sequence MPMHAQSPRVQVNRWFGFSTDFWQAAEYFSFVMILMSGTGLSLEIRVVVLTLVRLGVIPHAWLAKGRRYFRFANEVFSLSSRRRRGPGRGGALARFSCCEETPLSNSLPSRSSRGEREVNRSR is encoded by the coding sequence GTGCCGATGCACGCCCAGAGTCCGCGTGTCCAGGTGAATCGCTGGTTTGGTTTTTCGACGGATTTCTGGCAAGCCGCAGAGTACTTCAGTTTTGTGATGATTCTCATGTCGGGCACCGGGCTGAGCCTCGAAATACGGGTTGTGGTCCTGACTTTGGTTCGTCTGGGCGTCATTCCGCACGCCTGGCTGGCCAAAGGCCGGCGGTATTTTCGGTTCGCAAACGAAGTCTTCTCCCTCTCTTCCCGAAGGAGGAGAGGGCCGGGGAGAGGAGGTGCGTTGGCTCGCTTCTCCTGTTGTGAAGAAACCCCTCTCTCCAACTCTCTCCCCTCTCGTTCCTCGCGGGGAGAGAGGGAAGTCAATCGGAGTCGCTGA
- a CDS encoding TIM barrel protein, protein MPRRQFLKLTGGAATALAISQPFHIRAAAKKLEPLPPGIKVSLQISGDATDEDLKFAQQLGVEYVNIPSGGERATAENFIRLKHRVEAAGIKVWNIGNSNVHNMPEVTLNLPGRDAKIEEYKNYLRNLAKAGIHYTTYAHMGNGIWSSERETTRGGAPARAFDLNKNPKGYWVGKVFEGPLTHGRKYNPDELWENYAYFIKQVVPVAEELGIRIGIHPDDPPVPELGGVPRCIFGNFAGYVRALKIANSPNIGVCLCAGTWMEGGKHMGKDVFEAARAFAKMGKLWKIHFRNVSAPIPYFVETFVDNGYTDMLKLMKTLHDVDFRGALIADHVPGMVGGSRVGWAYSIGYIKALLRAVSSKKG, encoded by the coding sequence ATGCCTCGCAGGCAATTCCTCAAGCTCACAGGTGGTGCCGCGACCGCCCTGGCCATTTCGCAGCCGTTCCATATCCGCGCGGCCGCGAAGAAGCTCGAACCCTTGCCCCCTGGCATCAAAGTGTCGCTCCAGATTTCCGGCGACGCGACCGACGAAGATCTCAAGTTCGCCCAGCAGCTTGGCGTCGAGTACGTCAATATTCCCAGCGGCGGCGAGCGCGCCACGGCGGAGAACTTCATTCGCTTGAAACACCGCGTGGAAGCCGCCGGGATCAAAGTTTGGAACATTGGCAACAGCAACGTCCATAACATGCCCGAAGTGACGTTGAACCTGCCGGGCCGCGACGCGAAAATCGAGGAGTACAAGAACTATCTTCGCAACCTCGCCAAAGCCGGCATCCATTACACGACCTACGCGCACATGGGCAACGGCATCTGGAGCAGTGAACGCGAGACCACACGAGGGGGAGCGCCGGCGCGCGCGTTCGATCTGAACAAGAACCCGAAGGGTTACTGGGTCGGCAAAGTGTTTGAAGGTCCGCTCACGCACGGCCGCAAATACAACCCGGATGAGCTTTGGGAGAATTACGCCTACTTCATCAAACAGGTCGTGCCCGTCGCCGAGGAACTCGGCATTCGCATTGGCATTCACCCGGACGATCCGCCGGTGCCGGAATTGGGCGGCGTGCCGCGCTGCATTTTCGGAAACTTCGCCGGCTACGTGCGGGCGCTGAAGATCGCGAACAGCCCGAACATCGGCGTTTGCCTGTGCGCGGGAACCTGGATGGAAGGCGGAAAGCACATGGGCAAGGATGTGTTTGAGGCCGCGCGCGCCTTCGCGAAGATGGGCAAGCTCTGGAAGATCCATTTCCGCAACGTCAGCGCGCCGATCCCATACTTTGTCGAGACGTTCGTGGATAACGGTTACACGGACATGCTCAAGCTCATGAAAACACTCCACGACGTGGACTTCCGCGGCGCGTTAATCGCGGACCATGTGCCTGGAATGGTCGGCGGCTCGAGGGTCGGCTGGGCTTACAGCATCGGCTACATCAAGGCGCTCCTCCGAGCGGTCAGCTCTAAGAAGGGTTAG